One Cricetulus griseus strain 17A/GY chromosome 5, alternate assembly CriGri-PICRH-1.0, whole genome shotgun sequence genomic window carries:
- the Noxred1 gene encoding NADP-dependent oxidoreductase domain-containing protein 1 translates to MNIIDDLESLKFECGIPEEERYWLYLHGRYRGLMIKGCAHAVFFCKVFSTLRELLHQSRRTIQPRAVSFDAADGEDGTLKVGIIGCGHLGRQLAKVLLKIVPIPAENLQISTRRPESLVEFQKLGVRCYYDNRSLASWAKVLFLCCLPAQLPNICLEIQSKLEKPCIVYSFVAAIPVPRLKLLLNYTNILRPQYQFSEDFDNIWRVNKDIATVLQDPVVLQGTCPYSSVGGVILNIKWLEGLFYAAINVCTSKKVIYSHVLQLLNQVFLSVHLESCEKEESCPKFQITDFMNKNYVRNFFNKRPFPWFDLTVVQLKETPFSQHLSTTPILQEHLTLLYRKLLGIPVVKEEPPQTSTGSSPKGIRADREPSTVFEKCTNNECRRK, encoded by the exons atgaatataatagATGACCTTGAATCCCTCAAGTTTGAGTGTGGGATTCCAGAGGAAGAGCGTTACTGGCTGTATTTGCATGGACGTTATCGGGGATTGATGATCAAGGGCTGTGCCCATGCCGTCTTCTTTTGCAAAGTGTTCAGTACTTTGAG AGAACTGTTACATCAGAGTCGCCGAACAATACAGCCTCGGGCTGTATCATTTGATGCCGCCGATGGTGAGGATGGGACGTTAAAGGTGGGCATCATTGGGTGTGGCCACCTTGGGAGGCAGCTGGCTAAAGTACTGCTGAAAATTGTGCCCATCCCTGCTGAGAACCTGCAGATCTCCACTCGGAGGCCCGAGTCCTTGG TCGAGTTCCAGAAACTAGGGGTCCGGTGCTACTACGACAATCGTTCTTTGGCGAGCTGGGCCAAAGTGTTGTTCCTCTGCTGCTTGCCAGCTCAGCTGCCTAACATCTGCTTAGAGATCCAATCCAAACTTGAGAAGCCCTGCATCGTGTACAGCTTTGTGGCCGCCATTCCGGTACCCAG GTTGAAACTTCTACTGAACTACACCAATATCTTGCGGCCCCAATATCAGTTTTCTGAGGATTTTGACAACATCTGGAGAGTAAATAAGGACATTGCAACTGTTCTCCAAGATCCTGTGGTTCTTCAGGGTACCTGCCCCTACAGTAGTGTTG GAGGAGTAATCCTCAATATCAAATGGCTGGAAGGGTTGTTTTATGCGGCCATCAATGTCTGCACATCAAAGAAAGTAATTTACTCACACGTGCTGCAGCTCCTGAACCAAGTCTTTCTCTCCGTGCACTTGGAGAGCTGTGAGAAAGAAGAGTCTTGTCCTAAATTTCAGATAACAGACTTCATGAACAAAAACTACGTCAGGAACTTCTTTAATAAAAG GCCTTTTCCCTGGTTTGATCTGACTGTTGTGCAACTCAAGGAGACTCCCTTCAGCCAGCATCTCTCAACAACTCCTATCCTCCAGGAACACCTTACTCTTCTATACCGCAAATTATTAGGCATCCCCGTGGTCAAAGAAGAACCACCACAGACTTCCACAGGTTCTTCACCCAAAGGAATCAGGGCTGACAGAGAGCCAAGCACTGTGTTTGAGAAATGTACTAATAACGAGTGTAGAAGAAAATAA